ACCCGGACCCCGTGCGCGTCCGCGCTCAGCTTCGGCCGGATGGCGCTCCCGTTGGCCGCGAAACCGGCCAGCGCGAGCGCGGCGACGCCGAACAGCACCGGGCCCGCGCGGTCGCCGGAGAGACCGGTGAGCACGGCCGCGGCGGCCGAGAGGGCGGCGAGCAGCCAGCCGACCCCGACGAGCGCCGCTCGCGGGGCCCAGCTAGCCGATGGGTTATCCACAGGGCTTATCCACACTGGGGACTAGTCACACGGTTGTAATTCGCTGTCAAGCCGCCATTCGGCCGATCAACGCCACTTCATCGTCATCAGCAGACCGGAGATCATCAGCGCGAAACCGATCGCGAAGTTCCAGTTGCCCAGCTCGGTCATGAAGGCGATCTTGTCGCTGGCGAGGTAGTTCACCACGAGCCAGGCCAGCCCCAGCAGCATGAGGCCGAACATCACGATCTTGTAGATCATGGGCGACGGACCGGCCGCCCGCACCTTCACCGGCGTGCGCCGGTCGGCAGGCGGGGTGTAGGCGGTCTTCTTGCGGACCTTGGACTTGGGCATCGGAGTCCTCGCTGCTCATGGGCTCGTTCGGGTGGGCCGGTGCGCAACCAGGGCCACCCTGACACGTTAACGTAATCGGGGCCGGGCAAGAACGGGGGACGACTACTCCGTCCGGCCGAGATTGGCCTGAAGGGAGCCCCTGTGGCGGTGTCCGACGACGAGCGTGAGCTCGTCGGGCCCGATTCCGGCCCGGTCAGCACGGCGGAGCGGACCGATCCGCGCTGGCGGACCGTGGTTCGCACGTCCGGTGAAGTTTTGATAACGCTCGGTATTGTCGTGCTGCTCTTCGTGACCTACGAGCTGGTGGTGACCGACTGGTTCTCCGCGGAGAAGCAGGCGAAGGCGGAAGCCACGCTCGACGACCGGTGGGCCGAGCCGCAGCGGCAACTGCACCTGGACCCCGCCGACGGCGAGGCGTTCGCACGCCTCTACATCCCGGCGTTCGGCCCGGACTACCGGTTCACCGTGCAGGAGGGCGTCGGCGCGGCCGCGCTGGAGGTCGGCCCAGGCCATTACAAGGGCACCGCCTGGCCGGGCGAGCCGGGCAACTTCGCGGTCGCCGGGCACCGGGTCGGCAAGGGTGCCCCGTTCAACGACCTCGACCTGCTGAACTCGTGCGACGCGATCGTGGTCGAGACGGCGTCGGACTTCTTCGTCTACCGGATGCTGCCGAAGCCGGAGGAGCTGGACGGCTGGGCCGAAGGCCGTGGCCGCGACCCGAAGTGCGTCGGCGTGCCGACGCTGCGGGACGTGCCCGACTACGAGGAGACCGTCGGCCGCCGGATCGTCACCCCGGATCGCGGGGACGCGGTCGCGCCGGTGCCGTACCGGGCGGACAGCGTCACCCCGCCCGCGATGCGCGCCCCGCTGGTCACGCTGACCACCTGCCACCCGCAGTTCTCCGACCGGGAACGGCTGGTCATCCACGGCGCGCTGGTCAAACAGCTGGCCAAGGCGCCGGGCGCGGGGTATCCGGAACTGCTCAAGGCGATCGGGGAAGCGTGATGTACGGCTGGATCTGGCGGCGCCTGCCCGGCCCGCTCGCGGTGCGGGCGATCACCGCGGTGGTGCTGGTGCTCGCGGTGATCGCCCTGCTGATGTTCGTGGTGTTCCCGTGGCTGGAACCGCTGCTGCCGTTCAACGACGTCGCGGTGCAGTGAGTCAGCTCCGCGACACGCGCAGCATCTCCTCGCGCTCGACCACCTTCACCCGCTCGCGGCCCTGCGGATCGCCCAGCGCGCGCTCGTGCGCGTCGAGCTTGCCCCAGCCGTCCCAGGTGGTGAACGGCACGCCGCGGTCGACCAGGAAGTCCATGATCGCGTCGGGCTCGTTGCGGGTGGCGCCGGTCAGCGTGTCGGCGTCGGCGAGCAGGCTGGCGATGGTCTCCGCCGCGTCGCCCTTGGTGTGCCCGATCAGGCCGACCGGGCCGCGCTTGATCCAGCCGGTCACGTAGACCCCCGGCACCTGGTTCTCGTCGATGTCGAGCACCCGGCCCGCCTGGTTGGGCACGGTGCCGGTGACGTGGTCGAACGGGATCTCGGCCAGGTGCGAGGACAGGTAGCCGACCGCGCGGTAGACGGCCTGCACGTCCCAGTCGTGGAAGGTGCCGGTGCCGCGGACGTTGCCGTCGCCGGTGAGTTCGGTCCGCTCGGTGCGCAGGCCGGTCACCTTGTCGTCACCGAGGACTTCGCACGGCGAGTGGAAGAAGTGCAGGTGCAGCCGCTTCGGCCGGTTGCCCGGCTCGCGGATCGCCCACTCCTGGAGCGTCTTGACCACCATATCGACCTGCTTGGACGCGCGGATCGCGGTCATCGAGCCCTCGTCGAACTCGATGTCCTCCGGATCGACGATCACCTCGACGTTCGGCGAGTGGTCGAGTTCGCGCAGCTCCATCGGGGTGAACTTGGCCTGCGCCGGGCCGCGGCGGCCGAACACGTGCACGTCGGTGACCGGGCTGGCCTTGAGCCCCTCGTGGACGTTCGGCGGGATCTCGGTGCTGAGCAGCTCGTCCGCGGTCTTCGCGAGCACCCTGGCCACGTCCAGCGCCACGTTGCCGACGCCCAGCACGGCGACGCTGGTCGCTTCGAGCGGCCAGGTGCGCGGCACGTCCGGGTGACCGTCGTACCAGGAGACGAAGTCGGCGGCGCCGTAGCTGCCCGGCAGGTCGATGCC
The genomic region above belongs to Amycolatopsis sp. YIM 10 and contains:
- a CDS encoding PH domain-containing protein, whose amino-acid sequence is MDNPSASWAPRAALVGVGWLLAALSAAAAVLTGLSGDRAGPVLFGVAALALAGFAANGSAIRPKLSADAHGVRVRTLTGDHRLEWSQVRVRLVKTRRLGREVPTLEIECEDIPPHLLVLGWLELGTDPRDVLDVLSALRARG
- the crgA gene encoding cell division protein CrgA — encoded protein: MPKSKVRKKTAYTPPADRRTPVKVRAAGPSPMIYKIVMFGLMLLGLAWLVVNYLASDKIAFMTELGNWNFAIGFALMISGLLMTMKWR
- a CDS encoding class E sortase, with product MVRTSGEVLITLGIVVLLFVTYELVVTDWFSAEKQAKAEATLDDRWAEPQRQLHLDPADGEAFARLYIPAFGPDYRFTVQEGVGAAALEVGPGHYKGTAWPGEPGNFAVAGHRVGKGAPFNDLDLLNSCDAIVVETASDFFVYRMLPKPEELDGWAEGRGRDPKCVGVPTLRDVPDYEETVGRRIVTPDRGDAVAPVPYRADSVTPPAMRAPLVTLTTCHPQFSDRERLVIHGALVKQLAKAPGAGYPELLKAIGEA
- a CDS encoding pyridine nucleotide-disulfide oxidoreductase, which produces MGAGPAGIYAADILDKSDTPTHIDLFERMPAPFGLIRYGVAPDHPRIKGIVNALHKVLDRPGIRLIGNVDYGTDLKLDELREFYDAVIFSTGASADRPLAIPGIDLPGSYGAADFVSWYDGHPDVPRTWPLEATSVAVLGVGNVALDVARVLAKTADELLSTEIPPNVHEGLKASPVTDVHVFGRRGPAQAKFTPMELRELDHSPNVEVIVDPEDIEFDEGSMTAIRASKQVDMVVKTLQEWAIREPGNRPKRLHLHFFHSPCEVLGDDKVTGLRTERTELTGDGNVRGTGTFHDWDVQAVYRAVGYLSSHLAEIPFDHVTGTVPNQAGRVLDIDENQVPGVYVTGWIKRGPVGLIGHTKGDAAETIASLLADADTLTGATRNEPDAIMDFLVDRGVPFTTWDGWGKLDAHERALGDPQGRERVKVVEREEMLRVSRS